The Tardiphaga alba genome includes a window with the following:
- a CDS encoding dihydroorotase, whose amino-acid sequence MLTNRRPILLANARLIDPSQSLDTTGDVLIVDGVIRDAKRGIGTAGVPEGTEVINCAGKVVAPGLIDMRAFVGEPGASHRESFASASHAAAAGGITTIICQPDTSPAIDNSATVDFVLRRARDTAIVNIHPMAALTKGLEGKEMTEFGLLRAAGAVAFTDGDKSVTNAQVMRRALTYARDFDALIVHYTEDPALVGEGVMNEGERASRLGLTGIPTAAEAIMLERDMRLVALTGGRYHAASVSCAESIEILKRARDAGLRVSASASINHLTLNENDIGPYRSYLKLSPPLRTEDDRRALVDAVASGLIDVIMSDHNPQDVETKRLPFAEAEPGAIGLETMLSAGLRLLHNGELSLTQLISAMSTRPAELLGLPGGTLRAGSVADVIVIDADVPWVLDPADLKSQCKNTPFDEARFTGRVIRTIVGGRTVYEHV is encoded by the coding sequence ATGCTGACCAACCGCCGCCCTATCCTGCTGGCCAATGCACGGCTGATTGATCCGTCGCAGTCGCTCGACACCACCGGCGATGTCCTCATCGTCGATGGCGTGATCCGCGATGCCAAACGCGGCATTGGCACCGCCGGCGTGCCTGAGGGCACCGAGGTGATCAACTGCGCCGGCAAGGTCGTGGCCCCCGGCCTGATCGACATGCGCGCCTTTGTCGGCGAACCCGGCGCCAGCCATCGCGAGAGCTTTGCTTCGGCCAGCCATGCAGCGGCGGCCGGCGGCATCACCACCATCATCTGCCAGCCGGACACCTCGCCGGCGATCGACAATTCCGCCACCGTGGATTTCGTGCTGCGCCGCGCGCGCGATACGGCCATCGTCAACATCCATCCGATGGCGGCGCTGACCAAGGGGCTCGAAGGCAAGGAGATGACCGAATTCGGCCTGCTCCGCGCCGCCGGCGCCGTGGCCTTCACCGATGGCGACAAGAGCGTCACCAATGCGCAGGTGATGCGCCGCGCGCTCACTTACGCACGCGATTTCGATGCGTTGATCGTGCATTACACCGAAGATCCCGCGCTGGTCGGCGAAGGCGTGATGAATGAAGGCGAGCGCGCCTCGCGCCTCGGCCTCACCGGCATTCCCACCGCCGCCGAAGCCATCATGCTGGAGCGCGACATGCGCCTGGTGGCGCTGACCGGCGGGCGCTATCACGCGGCCTCGGTCAGCTGCGCGGAGTCCATCGAGATCCTGAAACGCGCACGTGATGCAGGCTTGCGCGTGAGCGCGTCGGCCTCGATCAATCACCTGACGCTGAACGAGAACGATATCGGGCCGTATCGCTCTTATCTCAAACTCTCCCCGCCACTACGCACCGAAGACGATCGCCGTGCGCTGGTGGATGCGGTGGCATCCGGCCTGATCGACGTCATCATGTCCGATCACAACCCGCAGGACGTCGAGACCAAGCGCCTCCCCTTCGCCGAAGCCGAGCCCGGCGCCATCGGCCTTGAAACCATGCTGTCCGCCGGCCTACGTCTGCTGCACAATGGCGAACTCAGCCTGACACAGCTGATTTCAGCGATGTCCACACGCCCGGCGGAGTTACTGGGACTTCCCGGCGGCACCCTGCGCGCGGGTTCGGTGGCCGATGTGATCGTCATCGATGCCGATGTGCCCTGGGTGCTCGATCCCGCCGATCTCAAGTCGCAATGCAAGAACACACCGTTCGACGAGGCCCGCTTCACGGGCCGCGTCATCCGCACGATCGTTGGCGGGCGCACCGTCTATGAGCACGTCTAA
- a CDS encoding FMN-dependent NADH-azoreductase, which translates to MNLLHIDSSVLGHHSVSRQVSAAVAERLTKAQPGLAVTYRDLTADPLSHLSGSHLAAAQGGAADTALQADLAAGQAALDEFLAADIVVIGAPMYNFTIPTQLKAWIDRILVAGKTFKYGTNGPEGLAGDKRVIVAVSRGGFYGADTPAAAGEHLETYLRWVFGFIGVTNVEFIAADGIAVGPEMREKAVNGALQAATDLRAA; encoded by the coding sequence ATGAACCTCCTTCACATCGACTCCAGCGTCCTTGGCCACCATTCCGTCAGCCGGCAGGTCTCCGCTGCCGTCGCCGAACGCCTCACCAAGGCCCAGCCCGGCCTTGCCGTGACCTATCGCGACCTTACCGCTGATCCGCTGTCCCACCTCTCCGGTTCGCATCTGGCGGCCGCCCAGGGCGGCGCAGCCGATACCGCCTTGCAGGCAGATCTCGCCGCCGGCCAGGCCGCGCTCGACGAGTTCCTGGCTGCCGATATCGTGGTCATCGGCGCGCCGATGTATAATTTTACCATCCCGACCCAACTCAAAGCGTGGATCGACCGCATTCTCGTGGCGGGCAAGACGTTCAAATATGGCACCAATGGCCCTGAAGGCCTCGCCGGCGACAAGCGCGTCATCGTCGCGGTGTCGCGTGGCGGCTTCTATGGCGCCGATACGCCGGCTGCGGCCGGAGAGCATCTTGAAACCTATCTGCGCTGGGTATTCGGCTTCATCGGCGTGACCAATGTCGAGTTCATCGCAGCCGATGGCATCGCGGTCGGTCCGGAAATGCGCGAGAAGGCCGTGAACGGCGCTCTGCAGGCGGCGACGGATCTGCGCGCGGCTTAA
- the plsY gene encoding glycerol-3-phosphate 1-O-acyltransferase PlsY, which produces MMNPLYILAAAFGYLLGSIPFGLLITKMAGTEDIRGIGSGNIGATNVLRTGRKGLAAATLICDALKGTIPVVVIGMMSGDLAPVPAMIAASAAFLGHLFPVWLGFKGGKGVATYIGVMLGLFWPAALIFCIAWLATALTSRYSSFAALTASALTPMFLWYMKAPQLAILGAALTVLLWFMHRENIKRLLNGTEGKIGKK; this is translated from the coding sequence ATCATGAACCCGCTCTATATCCTCGCCGCCGCTTTCGGATATCTGCTCGGCTCGATCCCGTTCGGCCTGCTGATCACCAAAATGGCCGGCACCGAAGACATCCGCGGCATCGGCTCCGGCAATATCGGCGCCACCAATGTGCTGCGCACCGGCCGCAAGGGCCTCGCCGCCGCAACGCTGATCTGCGACGCGCTGAAGGGCACGATCCCGGTCGTCGTCATCGGCATGATGAGCGGCGACCTCGCACCCGTGCCGGCGATGATCGCCGCGTCCGCCGCGTTTCTCGGCCACCTGTTTCCGGTCTGGCTCGGCTTCAAGGGCGGCAAGGGTGTCGCGACCTATATCGGCGTGATGCTCGGCCTGTTCTGGCCGGCGGCGCTGATCTTCTGCATTGCGTGGCTCGCCACCGCGCTGACCTCACGCTACTCGTCCTTCGCGGCGCTGACCGCCAGCGCGCTGACGCCGATGTTCCTGTGGTACATGAAGGCCCCGCAGCTCGCGATCCTGGGCGCCGCGCTGACCGTGCTGCTCTGGTTCATGCACCGCGAAAACATCAAGCGGCTGCTGAACGGGACGGAAGGCAAGATCGGGAAGAAATAA
- the dprA gene encoding DNA-processing protein DprA, translating to MDTASTPVRLTGQQRRDWLRLIRSEHVGPRTFRALINQFGSARAALERLPDLARRGGAMRTGRICSEDEADIEIARGSRIGVLLVSPGEAGYPSRLATIDDAPPLLAIRGNREAMARPMIAIVGSRNASGAGLKFAETLARELADAEFVVISGLARGIDQAAHRASAAGGSVAVLAGGHERIYPPEHEHLLLDLLAFGGAISEMPLGHVPRARDFPRRNRLISGAALGVVVIEAAERSGSLITARMAAEQGREVFAVPGSPLDPRAAGTNRLIKQGATLVTEAADIINAVAPIMERPFELPSREPDDEMSFDEPDDSDRARIIGLLGPSPIGIDDLIRLAKASPTTVRVVLLELELAGRLERHGGGLVSIV from the coding sequence ATCGACACGGCCAGCACTCCGGTTCGCTTAACCGGCCAACAACGTCGCGACTGGCTGCGGCTGATCCGCAGCGAGCATGTGGGGCCACGGACGTTTCGCGCGCTGATCAATCAATTCGGCAGTGCACGCGCCGCGCTGGAGCGCCTGCCCGACCTCGCCCGTCGCGGCGGCGCCATGCGAACCGGCCGTATCTGCAGCGAAGACGAAGCAGACATTGAGATCGCGCGAGGCAGCCGGATCGGCGTGCTGCTGGTCTCGCCGGGCGAGGCCGGCTATCCGTCGCGCCTTGCCACCATCGATGACGCCCCGCCTTTGCTCGCCATACGTGGCAATCGCGAGGCCATGGCACGGCCGATGATCGCCATTGTCGGCTCGCGCAACGCCTCCGGTGCCGGGCTGAAATTTGCCGAGACGCTGGCGCGCGAACTCGCCGATGCCGAATTCGTCGTGATCTCCGGCCTCGCCCGCGGCATCGATCAGGCCGCGCATCGCGCGAGCGCCGCCGGCGGAAGCGTCGCGGTGCTGGCCGGCGGTCATGAGCGGATCTATCCGCCCGAGCATGAGCATCTGCTGCTGGATTTGCTGGCTTTCGGCGGCGCGATCTCCGAGATGCCGCTCGGCCATGTGCCACGTGCGCGAGACTTCCCGCGCCGCAACCGGCTGATTTCCGGCGCCGCGCTGGGCGTTGTCGTCATCGAGGCGGCGGAGCGATCGGGCTCGCTGATCACCGCACGCATGGCCGCCGAACAGGGGCGCGAGGTGTTCGCTGTGCCCGGCTCGCCGCTCGATCCGCGCGCGGCCGGCACCAACCGGCTGATCAAGCAAGGCGCAACGTTGGTGACCGAAGCGGCCGACATCATCAACGCCGTCGCGCCGATCATGGAGCGGCCGTTCGAACTGCCGAGCCGCGAGCCCGACGACGAGATGTCGTTCGATGAGCCCGACGACAGCGACCGCGCGCGCATCATCGGTCTCCTCGGTCCGAGCCCGATCGGCATCGACGACCTCATTCGGCTAGCGAAGGCGTCACCGACAACGGTGCGCGTGGTGTTGCTGGAGCTGGAGCTTGCGGGACGACTGGAACGTCACGGCGGCGGGCTGGTGTCGATAGTGTAA
- a CDS encoding aspartate carbamoyltransferase catalytic subunit: MTSAPKSSFVFAHRHLLGIEGLKAAEITGLLDLSEEYVELNRQVDKKRSSLRGRTQINLFFENSTRTQSSFELAGKRLGADVMNMSVASSSIKKGETLIDTAMTLNAMHPDILVMRHHASGAVELLARKVDGSVINAGDGAHEHPTQALLDALTIRRNKGRLEGLVIAICGDVLHSRVARSNIILLNTMGARVRVVGPSTLLPPGIERMGVEVMRDMREGLNGADIVMMLRLQRERMNGSFVPSSGEYFQYFGLDQKKLSYAKPDALVMHPGPMNRGVEIDSLVADGAQSLIREQVEMGVAVRMAVLEALARNLPNA, encoded by the coding sequence ACCTGTCCGAGGAATATGTCGAGCTGAACCGGCAAGTTGACAAAAAGCGCTCCTCGCTGCGCGGCCGCACCCAGATCAACCTGTTTTTCGAGAATTCGACGCGCACGCAGTCGTCCTTCGAACTCGCCGGCAAGCGGCTCGGTGCCGACGTCATGAACATGTCGGTCGCCTCCTCGTCCATCAAGAAGGGCGAGACGCTGATCGACACCGCGATGACGCTGAATGCGATGCATCCGGACATCTTGGTGATGCGCCATCACGCCTCCGGTGCCGTGGAACTGCTGGCGCGCAAGGTCGATGGCTCCGTGATCAATGCCGGCGACGGCGCCCATGAGCATCCGACCCAGGCGCTGCTCGATGCGCTCACCATCCGCCGCAACAAGGGCCGGCTCGAAGGCCTCGTGATCGCGATCTGCGGCGACGTGCTGCATTCGCGCGTGGCGCGCTCCAACATCATCCTGCTCAACACGATGGGCGCCCGCGTCCGCGTGGTCGGCCCCTCCACGCTGCTGCCGCCGGGCATCGAGCGCATGGGCGTCGAGGTCATGCGCGACATGCGCGAGGGCCTCAACGGCGCCGATATCGTCATGATGCTGCGCCTGCAGCGCGAGCGCATGAACGGCTCCTTCGTGCCGTCATCCGGCGAGTACTTTCAGTATTTCGGCCTCGACCAGAAGAAGCTGTCCTACGCCAAGCCGGATGCGCTGGTGATGCATCCCGGCCCGATGAATCGCGGCGTCGAGATCGACAGTCTGGTCGCCGACGGCGCGCAGTCGCTGATCCGCGAACAGGTGGAAATGGGTGTCGCCGTACGCATGGCGGTGCTGGAAGCGCTGGCGCGCAACCTGCCCAATGCGTGA